One genomic region from Polynucleobacter sp. MWH-P3-07-1 encodes:
- a CDS encoding DNA methyltransferase — MPDITINEIRRRLQLFAKEHATDSDEKQHAQQFWRDFYTCFGLSKSSASMFEARVLKVGGARGYIDSFIPGVLLVEQKSLGRNLDDAYVQAQAYFHAIANEFEKPQYIITCDFQNFQLYDLQNNAKEPLTCKLDELHKRADWFMFLVDKRVHAVSEELPVNRKAAEQIAKLHDALLKANYKGKDLESFLTRLLFCLFADDTGIFGEDGIFRRLVEATKEDGSDLGSSIGLLFQVLNTPKDKRQTNLDEALQAFEYVNGSLFAENIQTPYFDFDLRSILLKCVQIDWSGISPAIFGAMFQAVLEEGASDTAHRKESRRELGAHYTSERNILKVIQPLFLDELHEEFNKAKGNKTKLTTLYDKLPTLKFFDPACGCGNFLVIAYREIRRIENDVINELFFKGQAQGGLLDIATLCRVNIGQFYGIEIDEAATHIARVALYITDHQLNLEAANKFGKTRATVPLVTTPHIHCDNALRKDWEDVVKAEDCSYIFGNPPFIGAALKSKEQQADMKLLFDSVDNYGKLDYVCAWYLIASKYITKNTNVVVAFVSTNSIVQGEQPPILWKPLLANHIKIKFAHRTFKWTNEARASAVVQCVIVGFGKQDWPYCIVYDYKDGVETEPTEIKAKQINAYLVDAENLLIEKRSSALCPGLPELVRGSIPYDDGNFLLSEDEKNEIIRREPNASKFIKKYGGAKEMLTNDWRYCIWLKDATPSEILSLPIIKDKVERVRKYRQESATASINSKKDVPSLFGDIRQPNADYLLIPRHSSENRKFLPIAYVSKDVICADSAYALPNASLYHFGVLNSSMHNSWMRAIAGRLESRYRYSSNIVYNNFIWVTDLNDEDKSEIERCSQNILDIRNGLAGTNVGDAYKTIVMPVELIKAHRELDKAVDKAYGYKGADDDASRVAFLFKKYEELTSLLPSTTLKKKRIKKSDDAQANLI; from the coding sequence ATGCCAGATATCACCATTAACGAAATACGCAGACGCTTACAGCTATTTGCAAAAGAACATGCTACAGATAGCGATGAAAAGCAACATGCACAGCAATTTTGGCGTGATTTCTATACGTGCTTTGGACTTAGCAAAAGTTCAGCAAGCATGTTTGAGGCTCGTGTATTAAAAGTTGGCGGTGCACGTGGCTATATAGATAGCTTTATACCCGGGGTCTTGTTGGTAGAACAAAAGAGTTTAGGCAGAAACTTAGATGATGCATACGTACAAGCACAGGCATATTTTCACGCAATTGCTAATGAATTTGAAAAGCCTCAATACATAATTACTTGCGACTTTCAAAACTTCCAACTTTATGACTTACAGAATAACGCTAAAGAACCTCTAACTTGCAAGCTAGATGAATTACATAAACGTGCAGATTGGTTTATGTTTTTAGTTGATAAGCGTGTTCATGCTGTAAGTGAAGAATTGCCGGTTAATCGCAAAGCCGCAGAACAGATTGCCAAGTTACACGATGCCTTGCTTAAGGCTAACTATAAGGGTAAAGATTTAGAAAGTTTTTTAACTCGTCTCTTGTTTTGTTTATTTGCAGATGACACGGGAATATTTGGCGAAGACGGCATATTTAGACGCTTAGTGGAAGCCACTAAGGAAGATGGTAGCGACTTAGGCAGTTCAATTGGCTTGTTATTTCAAGTTCTAAATACACCAAAAGATAAGCGACAAACTAATTTAGATGAAGCATTACAAGCATTTGAATACGTCAACGGCAGCTTATTTGCTGAAAATATACAAACGCCCTACTTTGATTTTGACTTACGCTCAATCCTACTTAAGTGCGTACAAATTGACTGGAGCGGTATTAGCCCGGCTATTTTTGGGGCTATGTTTCAGGCTGTACTGGAAGAAGGTGCAAGTGATACAGCACATCGAAAAGAAAGCCGTAGAGAATTGGGCGCCCACTATACAAGTGAACGTAATATTCTCAAAGTTATCCAACCATTATTTTTAGATGAGTTGCACGAAGAATTCAATAAGGCTAAGGGCAATAAAACTAAGCTAACTACCTTATATGACAAGCTACCCACATTAAAGTTTTTTGACCCAGCCTGCGGATGTGGTAACTTTTTAGTAATAGCTTATCGAGAAATACGTAGGATAGAAAACGATGTTATCAACGAATTGTTTTTTAAGGGTCAAGCACAGGGTGGTTTATTAGATATTGCGACGTTATGCCGCGTAAATATTGGACAGTTCTACGGAATCGAGATTGACGAAGCAGCAACACACATTGCACGTGTAGCGTTATACATAACTGACCATCAACTTAACTTAGAAGCGGCTAATAAGTTTGGCAAAACGCGTGCAACAGTTCCTCTGGTGACAACGCCGCATATACATTGTGATAATGCGTTGCGTAAAGATTGGGAAGATGTAGTTAAAGCAGAAGACTGCAGTTATATATTTGGCAATCCGCCGTTTATTGGTGCTGCCCTAAAGAGCAAAGAGCAGCAAGCCGATATGAAGTTGTTGTTCGATAGTGTTGATAACTACGGAAAACTTGACTATGTATGTGCTTGGTATTTGATAGCATCAAAATACATAACCAAAAACACCAATGTAGTTGTTGCATTTGTGTCCACCAATTCTATAGTACAGGGTGAGCAGCCTCCAATTTTATGGAAACCTTTACTTGCAAACCATATAAAAATTAAATTTGCACATCGCACATTTAAATGGACCAACGAAGCAAGAGCATCAGCCGTAGTCCAATGCGTAATTGTTGGCTTTGGCAAGCAAGATTGGCCTTACTGCATTGTCTATGACTACAAAGACGGGGTGGAGACTGAGCCAACTGAAATAAAAGCAAAACAAATTAATGCGTATTTGGTTGATGCTGAAAATCTATTAATTGAAAAACGATCATCAGCTCTATGTCCCGGCTTGCCAGAATTGGTTCGCGGAAGTATTCCTTATGATGATGGTAATTTTTTACTCTCAGAAGATGAAAAAAACGAAATCATAAGAAGAGAGCCGAATGCATCGAAGTTTATTAAGAAGTATGGTGGCGCAAAAGAAATGCTTACCAATGATTGGAGATATTGTATTTGGCTCAAGGACGCCACGCCTTCTGAAATTTTGAGCTTGCCGATCATTAAAGATAAGGTGGAAAGAGTAAGAAAATATAGGCAAGAAAGTGCTACCGCCTCGATTAACTCCAAAAAAGATGTTCCCTCTTTATTTGGCGATATTAGACAGCCTAATGCTGACTATTTACTAATCCCACGACACTCCTCTGAGAATCGGAAATTCTTACCAATTGCATATGTTTCCAAGGATGTCATTTGTGCGGACTCTGCTTATGCCTTGCCGAATGCAAGTCTTTATCACTTTGGCGTATTAAATAGCTCTATGCATAACAGCTGGATGAGGGCCATTGCCGGCAGATTAGAAAGTAGATATAGATATTCATCCAATATTGTTTATAACAATTTTATTTGGGTTACTGATTTAAACGATGAAGATAAGTCAGAAATTGAGCGTTGCTCGCAGAATATTTTAGATATAAGAAACGGCCTAGCAGGAACAAATGTTGGCGATGCATATAAGACAATTGTTATGCCAGTTGAACTGATTAAGGCGCACAGAGAATTAGATAAAGCTGTAGATAAGGCTTATGGCTATAAAGGCGCAGATGATGATGCAAGCAGAGTGGCATTTTTGTTTAAAAAATATGAAGAATTGACGAGTCTATTACCGTCCACAACATTAAAGAAAAAACGTATTAAAAAATCTGATGATGCGCAAGCCAACTTAATTTGA
- a CDS encoding DUF3800 domain-containing protein produces the protein MAARAIWLFSLNQTYMHLLYCDETNYQKVPNDFFLYGGVVIKAENALALSNEIIDIRKRFDVPDDYVLKFNPGPKDLEHKQFIELKKNIIAAAVKYECKLLVNLILHDITTSSEDARRNSVDTLCHHFNEYLEHPDGFGLVMIDRFQDKLIEGELINKLSSGISKRLPNGVAFKVNRILGYHFTAIGQSHFCSVVDVVIGSLRFAINSFTQQDDRYDVSAKAIFGQISPLFFRHITNKVQPSSLWFSPAFVKHDPYRARYAELVEYLIDQGIEPQQKFRATSFG, from the coding sequence TTGGCAGCCAGAGCAATCTGGCTGTTTTCCCTCAATCAGACCTACATGCATTTACTTTATTGTGATGAGACAAACTATCAAAAAGTTCCTAATGACTTTTTCCTTTATGGCGGAGTAGTCATAAAGGCGGAAAATGCTCTTGCTTTATCAAATGAAATTATCGATATAAGAAAACGATTTGATGTGCCCGATGATTATGTTTTGAAATTTAATCCCGGTCCTAAAGATCTTGAGCATAAGCAATTTATCGAGCTTAAGAAAAATATTATTGCCGCAGCAGTAAAGTATGAGTGCAAACTGCTCGTGAACTTGATTCTTCATGACATAACAACCTCTTCCGAGGATGCCAGAAGAAATAGCGTAGATACTCTATGCCATCACTTCAACGAATATCTTGAGCATCCAGACGGATTCGGATTGGTGATGATTGATAGATTTCAAGATAAGTTAATAGAGGGGGAATTAATCAATAAGTTATCAAGCGGAATTTCAAAGCGATTACCAAATGGGGTTGCTTTCAAAGTGAATCGAATATTGGGCTACCACTTCACCGCCATTGGCCAGTCGCACTTTTGTAGCGTAGTAGATGTTGTTATAGGATCTTTGCGATTTGCTATTAACTCATTTACTCAGCAGGATGATCGGTATGATGTTTCCGCTAAGGCCATTTTTGGCCAGATATCACCATTATTTTTTCGTCACATAACTAATAAAGTTCAACCAAGTAGCCTCTGGTTCAGCCCCGCATTTGTGAAGCATGACCCATATAGGGCTAGATATGCTGAATTAGTGGAGTATTTGATTGACCAGGGGATAGAGCCACAGCAGAAATTTAGGGCTACCTCGTTTGGCTAA